ACTCATAAATTGGGCCTAAAAGAATTAGCCCAATAAGTAGCTGCCCATTGACTAATGAAAACCACATCCGCATGGTGAAGCTAAAACTATAAAATGGGgaacattatattaatcaacaaaaaactCAGTGGTTGTAGTTAGTTTTCAACCAAATGTGAAGCTTAAACTACACGTGTTCCTAAAATTTCAACAAAACTAAGAAAGATTTAGATTTTTGTATGTGGCACTTGCCCCACCTAGTCATCATCTAAACCTGCCCCTGCCCGCAACCATGTATATAGATTAGGACCGGACACAGATTGGATATCAGGATTTTCGAAGTtaagtatttgtgatttgcttcgtatgttacaaatatctatttttttttatttgctttacATATATCactaatatatgtatgattcCAAAGACGGAGAGGTCTACAAGGATGACGAAACAGAGGTCAATTAGTCTATGTAATGTCGGGTATAAAATTATCTCGAAGGTTCTGTGTCAGCGGCTGAAACTCTGTCTGCCGTCTCTTATTTCGGAAACTCAATCGGAATTTGTGGCAGGGAGGTTGATAACTGATAACATTCTTATAGCTTAGGAGATGTTTCATGGATTACGGACTAACAAATCATGTCAAGGAAAATATATGGCAATTTaaacggatatgagcaaagcgTATGATAGAGTGGAATGGGACTTTATTAAAGCTTTACTAGAGAAGATGGGTTTTGATCTTCATTTGATTAAGCTAATGATGAAATGTATATCATCGGTTCAATATCGGATTTTACTAAATGGACAACCAAGGGGCCTTATTATTCCAAATCGAGGGTTacgacaaggagatcctttatctctttatttatttatactatGTACTGAGGCTTTGAttgcaaatattaaaaaggcgGAGAATGGGAAACAATTGACAGGCATGAAGTTAGCTCGAGCATGTCCATCGATTTCACATTTACTGTTTAcggatgatagtcttttctttgGCAAAGCCCAAAGAGAAGAATGTCAAACTATTCTCATAATCTTAAAGGAATATGAGATGATATCAGGTCAACTCATTAATTTTGAGAAGTCTTCGATCCAATTTGGACATAAAATTGAAGAGTCAAACAGACAGGAAATGAGAGACATTCTGGGCATTCAGAATCTTGGAAAAATGGGAACTTATCTAGGATTACCAGAAAACCTTGGAGGCTCAAAGATTCAGGTTTTTGGTTTCGTGCAGGATAGACTAAACAAACGGGTTAATGGCTGGATTTTTAAGTTCTTTACAAAAGTAGGAAAGGAAGTGATTATTAAATCAGTGGTTACGACAttaccaaatcatgtgatgtccTGTTACCGATTGCCTAAGGCAACCGCAAAAATACTGACAGGTGCGGTAGCCCAATTTTAGTGGAGCCCAGGGAGAAGTACGAGAGGAATGCATTGAAAATCTTGGGACAAAGTATGTGTTAGCAAGGAGGAATGAggtttgagttttaaagacatcaTTGATTTCAATAGagcgatgcttggtaaacagtttTGGCGATTGATTGAGaagccaaatactttatttGCTCGCGTTTTTAAAGGTCGGTATTACAGGAACGCCTCACCCCCAGAACCGATTCGCTCATACTCTCTGTCATATGGCCGACGGAGTATTACatcagctagatctctggttagcaaaggactaatcaaacaAGTGAGATCAGGATCTTCTATccctgtatggaatgatccttggctcccaaccactcgcccaataccagcaaataaaaaccaacataatctTTACCCagacctcacagtggattctcttatAGATCCCACTTTGCGAATTTGGAACTCGCAGGCACTTCAGGTTTTAGTGGACCCACAGAATGTGAAAATTATCGAGAGCATACCACTGAGCAGATTCCAGATGATAGACagagatggatggcatttcacaacaAATGGGAAATACaaggttaaatctggatatcagGTAGAACGGGTTTATCCTGATAGAGAAAAACCACCAGTATTGTTTAGACCTACGGTCGATGGATTGAAGTCATTCTGTTGGAAAGTAAGGTGCCCACCAAAGCTTAAACATTTTCTCTGGCAGTTGGTGATAGGGTGTATAGCGGTCAAGAAAAATTTACAAGCGCGAGGGATAACTGGTGATATATGTTGTACAAGATGCGGAGCTGACGAGGAATCCATAAGTCATATGTTTTTCGAAAGTCCTCCagcacttcaggtttgggctctctcaaagataccatcaaatccaactATGTTTCCAACACaatcttttttttacaaatatggatcatcttttctggAGAGTCTTTCCGCAGTTAGATGATCaccagtttgcatggatactatgatATATCTGGAAAGGAAGGAATAGTAAAGTCTTTAGcaatctggatattgatcctTAGGATACGCTCGAATTGGCAGAAACAGAATCAACCCTTTGGGCTGAAGCCCAGATAGTGAATGAAAAGAGGATGGTCCCACAGGTAGAGATTATGTCTTCACTGTCAAATCCAGGTGGATGGTGTTTCGTAAatggttcctggaaagataatatttttttctccgAACAGGGTTGGTATAGTACTTTAGAAGGCTTCGATGGGTTGCTGGAGGGCGAGGAATGTCCGGGCTAGTCTCTCTCTTCTCCATTCGGAGATGGAAGCACTACTCTGggctatggaatgtatgaggaacttacgtcaatttcaggttacgtttgcaacggattgttctcaactggtgaagatggtttcggaaccagaagagtggccagcgtttgcaagttatttgaaAGACATTAAAATCCTAAGAGAAAGTTTCCTCCGATTAGAGATCGTCCATGTACCAAGAGcgcaaaatacaaaggcggatagcctagcacgcagtgtcaggattcagccgtctttcgtcgttcacatggatcaatatctcccagtttggtttacagaatctgtatgagtctgtaaagttgatgacaaaaaaaaattttgttttgcttcggaaaaatacggatatcagaaaaataaatagatatttacgGATATTTACGGATATCTCATCCGTTctgattaatacaaataattttaaaaattcgatacaaatttgttttttttaatatctttttgcatgatatataaaataaaagttaaaaaagtaGCGAAACTAGATATTTTGTAGAATTTAAActtatttaacaattataataatacaacactttaaaaaaaagttataatttcataaaaaaaagttaatgtaatacttttatataagtaaaaataagaaTAGAATTCTTCAAATCATATATTAGAATACtaattatataaacttattcatataaaacttttatataatcaagatatacatatatttatatattaccgGATCAGAGCAGATATCTGcttcccaaaattttaatatttgtgattttcttCGATTTTGacgaatattaatttttaatatttgctttACTTCGAAAGTTTACGGATATATAGAATTTTCGGATCAAATTAAAAtgaataacgaatcgaatcaaagtTAACGGATAAAATATCTAGCTCTAATATAGATGTGACTTAAGTTCATAAAACAGtacaaaaattaatacattagtaatttaattaaaactCACCGACAAAAAGATAACACAAGTTGAGTAGCAAAATTACAAACCCAAAACCACGTGACCTTGGTAATTACCATAATTTTAATACATGAAATAGCACTGTAATAATAATCCCCGGTCTTAATTAAACGTAATTAAATCAGGGTTTAACACAATATTACGAAAATGCCAGTGGAGGGACAAAGCGGCAGATCTTTTGTTCTACCTCCGGCAACGAGTGATGGACGAGCAGCCTCGAGTGTAGGTATGAACTGGACCTCTAGCTCTAAAGCAGTTGTGAGTGTAGTAAGACCTTCCAGATCTCGGAGGACAGGGGACTCTGTTCGCCGACAATGCACCGTAGGAGATGTAGTATCTCCTCCTTTTCCAGTACAACGACCGTCGATCTGATACACCGACGTCGTCGTCTTCCTCCTCCCCCGCATCGTCAAAGCTTTCTATGTCGAATGCGTCGACGTGAGAGGTCGGCCATTCGAATCCGTCGCCAAGAAGAACCAAGGAtgggttttccgggagaggttCAGATCTCGGGAGTGaaatgaagagaagagagacaaTGATAAGGAGGAGGAGGTTAAGAGTAAGAGACGGAGCTTCCATGGCAATGCTGGAGAAGAAAGCGAGTAAGAAGAGAGCAGCAggtcacacacacacacacacgagaAGTGGTGACTTGAGAGAGATTAAACAGCTGTGAAGCGAAGAGGAGTTCTAATTAATGCGACCTTGCTGAGGCTTTTCGGGGTGTGTTTAGAGCATGAGCATTGGTGAACCCCTCTTTGGGGTTAAccaacattttttattattttttcgtgGGCCCATGAACAGTTATGAACTCGGATATGCTGTTTTCTGCATTAGTGAACCCGAAGAAGGAGTtcataggaataaaataataatattaatttttttaaaaaaaaatgtaaaatattcagaaaagatgaataaaatattaaaacatattattaaaattatgaaaacattttattcaatacattaaaAGTACATTACATAAATTGAGAAATTTTTCTAACATACATAACTTATTtattcatcttcatcaccaaacatttgccaaatattttccactaaatcagctttcaaacgatGATGCTTGTCGCCATCTCGAACTTCTCTCCGCATGGCTAACATATCAGGGGTGACATTAACACTATCTCTGCTTCTCGCCTGCGAACTTCTGCTAGACTGTCCTGTCTCAAACTCAGATGTATCAATTGGAGCGTATCCGTCTCGTTCATcctctactatcatattgtgcaatatgacacaagCTATCATTACTTTTCCTATCCTTTTCTTGTCCCATTGTAGAGCTGGGTTCCTAACAATTGCAAACCTcgattgcaatactccaaaagcccgttcgacatcttttctggcGGATTCTTGCATTTCTGCAAATTTCTGTGCTTTAcgaccttgaggaagtgggatggattggataaatgttgcccATGGAGGATAAATGCCGTCGGTAAGATAGTAGGCCATAcgattgatatcttgcatatttacattgttttatccattcatccatgagcattttcatcatatagattaggatttagccatgtctaggttgcattttgcattcattgtccttattaggtgttggagtgtgccatggagtgatttgagatgtttgggagcattgtgatccaaaaggaggtgaaagatgagcatggatggagcctttagagaaatctcctgttgctaagattttgtggagacacagaaaattgagttagctttctaatggaagtggtttcaagtcatttggagatgtaatgaaggagttatgatcaatttactagaggcatatccatcctggtcgagcatcgcagagtgacctctcagagcgacctaccgaggtcgctcccagccagagcgactagCCAGAGCGACTAGCTCAAGTCACTCCCAGCCAGAGcaaccagccagagcgaccagctcaagtcacTCGCGTTTTGACGCGCCGAGACACGAAAAAACGCGTCGGGAGTGACCTCctggagcgactatgctaggtcactccgggtgttttgcttggacgattttttatgttatttcagggaccttttggtcatttgttttgatgttttacactttcaaaacctaagttaagtacttttgtaAGCCATAGGAGGCAAAATAATCTCTTTTCtagagaagaactagtaaaaaacctcttttgattcagatttcattgctttcatcttgtgttcttgttgatttcttatctatttctctacatggttaatctgaaatccaatatgggtttaagaggaatcatggagattagtgagtaatcaccttttgaattcatgggttagggagattaagggtgattaggttagttctaggatgttttagtgtagatcattcttgttccttgctagtagagtattcataatgcatcttctgagttggccactcaaaagttgatcaatagacatttcccacccaaaaggtgtttgatgaaatgcctgagacaactctcctaggcttttagtatactttgccaaagacatttgttgttaaagatgctaagatagctaatagacttgttagtaatgattgctttcatattattcaaccaaagacatttgatgtttgagatatgttagcaaatgagcattcatctagacatagagcttgcttagaattgtgtctaggcttaaggttgatagtttgattgatcatttgccatccttagttcgatacttgatcacccaaggtctaatccctatgcccatgagttctcttttcccttagtcaagaaagtatcattctgttattgctttttagttttagtcatagcttaaaatccatctaaatcattggttgcacttagattaagtgagtacttgcattctcagtgctttgatatccctcagaactggttcgacaatcttctatactacaacatttgtcttaggagccttgaaaactcctaacatcaaattggcgccgttgccaaattctgagtagatttgaacattgagatttagtcacttgcttgagactaagtcatttttattttcttttgttactgattctctttcttcacctccctttaatctacaggtgtatgaacttgaggagcaggggtccatcaaacctagttccaatagctgcagacatcagagctttagagagagagtgtgctagaaatagaagagaagaagagcaacaggctcacttgcagagattgagtactgatatgggagatatacctcaaaaccaacagcgagcagctcgacccattggcacttacgaccgtcccaacattcatggtcatagattgggaatccgagcacccgctgtggcagccaacaactttgagatcaagtcaggactcctcaatgtgatcgagaacaacaagtatcatggcttggcactagaggatccatttgatcacttggacaggttcgacagctactgtgggttgtcaaaaaccaatggtgtgtccgaagatgccttaaaactcaagctattccctttctctttgggggataaggcacgtcagtgggagaagtctctacccagtgactccatcaccacttgggatgactgcaagaaagcattcttggagaagtttttctctacttcaagaactgctaagctgagaaacgagatttccagctttcaacagaagaacttggaaggcttcagtgaagcctgggagagattcaagggctaccaagctcaatgcccacaccatggcttttctaaggagagcttgctgagcacattctaccgtggtgctcttcctaagtacagagccagactggatacagctagcaatgggttcttcttggggagaactgaggaggatgcagaagagctggttgacaacatggtaaagagtgatgcagtctacagtggagaccacgacagaggcagtagaacagatgataagcagacgaggaaagagatcaaagctttggaagacaagatcgacctactcattgctgaaaaagcaacccaagagcagctgaagtttgttggtaactccaagcaggaagatccacttgctgtcaatgaggttgagggtttggaaggtcaagaggagttgtgtttcatcaacaacaatggtagctggtacaaaaaggagcccaattttcagtacaacaactaccaacagaaatcctatcccaacaaccaacagagtggctatccgccaagaaacaaccagcaaggcagctatcagcctcagcaaaacccctcgtctggttcctctgctcctcaagagagcagcactgataccttactgaaacaaatcttggagtctcagactagaagtgagaagcatgttggttatgagttgaagaaccttcataccaagattgatgggagctacaatgagctcaacaacaaattctcacaccttgct
The nucleotide sequence above comes from Brassica napus cultivar Da-Ae chromosome A9, Da-Ae, whole genome shotgun sequence. Encoded proteins:
- the LOC125578419 gene encoding protein RALF-like 34 — protein: MEAPSLTLNLLLLIIVSLLFISLPRSEPLPENPSLVLLGDGFEWPTSHVDAFDIESFDDAGEEEDDDVGVSDRRSLYWKRRRYYISYGALSANRVPCPPRSGRSYYTHNCFRARGPVHTYTRGCSSITRCRR